The Electrophorus electricus isolate fEleEle1 chromosome 15, fEleEle1.pri, whole genome shotgun sequence genome segment CAAAACCCTAAAGATACTGTTGTGATGTGTGCGATCTGAAAAGGCATCAATTGTACCAAATGGAATCTCTATGAAGGGGCTAACAGTGCCATCTACAGCCCTTAAAGTCTCCGGAGAGGACAGCATGGGGAATTTAAACGCAGAAACTAAACGCACAAAACAAAATTTGCCTCTGTAAATACTTAATTTCAAAGCCCAAGGTGGAGTTTAAATCGCTGGCGCGTGCATGCAGGGGTTAGGTCTGAAAGCCCTACAGCGTGGAGTCACGTGTAGTGGCTGTGTGTAGGCGGGAAAGCTGTGGAGTCTGCGAGTGCTTGGAGACCACataaacgagagagagagaaacggagcgAGAGGTAATTAGCTGCGGTCGGCCCGTCTGCGAGTCTGTCCATCTCCATTAATAGAGAACATTAACCTGGCAGACACTGAGTGCTCCTCCAGTATGCCATATTTCCCAGTAACACTGAGTCAGAGAGGTGCGTCGCACTGTGCTTCTCTCTGAAACAGCTAACGCCACTCTCATGCTAAAAGCCTCCTCCTGCAGCAAGCAGGCGAAAAAGTCTCCAAACACATCAGTGCCAGGCCCACGAAGCAGACGCTCGGACAGAGGAAGTCTTAAAGAAGCGTGCGGGGAGGTGGGAGGCTAGACGCTCACCTGATGGCTGCACTGAGCAGGAAGTTCAGCTGCGTCATGATGAAGCTATCAGGAGAGGCCAAGTAACCATCAAACTGGAcctgcacacagaacagagttACAGAGGAGAGGACACGACAGCAAAAAGAAGGTggagaaatacaaacaaacaaacaaacactgtacaCAGTGTATATGCAGgacctgtgcagtgtgtgtgtgtttgtgtgtgtgtgtgtgtgagcacgagCATGTGTGCAGTAaccatgcagtgtgtgtgtgtgtgtgtgtgtgtgtgtgtgtgtgtgtgtgtgtgtgtgtgcgcgtgtgagcatgagtgtgtgtgcagtacccatgtagtgtgtgtgtgtgtgtatgcatgtacagGATACATGCAGTACCTGTGCAGTGCATGTGTTGTGCGTGGGTATGTGTGAGCAAGAGCGTGTGCGCAGTAcccatgcagtgtgtgtgtgtgtgtgtgtgtatgtgtgtgtatgtgtgtgtatgtgtgtacacatgtgtgtacGAGGACTGCACGTGCATACAGTCCCCAGGGATGCCCACCATAGCTGCTTTTAGAGATGACGGGTCCATACTGGGGAAGTTGGACAGAggaccctgagagagagagagagagacactgtgaCACACACTTCTTTAGACaattttctcacacacataaaaaccAAAGCTAAAAGTGGGAGATACAGAATAACGTCACCTCTAAGGAACCACAGACAGGAAAGGTCATTTATCTGTACGAGAGTCCATGCGTTCCACTGTTAGTTTGTCGAGCTTTGTCTGATTCAGCTACATGTTCAGGAATAAACGCCGAGTGCATTTTtagtgtgtgagattgtgtgatTCTAGACTCAATCAATCGATCAAAGAAAGGAAGCAAGTTTTGAAATGGCAGGAGAAAGAAGATGGAGAATACAGAAGCTGAATATGGAATCAAAGAGATGAGAGCACTAAACAACAACACCAcggacctcacacacacacacaagccccagGAAAACAGCCTTTCCCTGTCAGGAGCACGAGAAGCCGTTGTAGTGGAGCGCAGGCAGAGCCTGTCATTAACGTGGAGCGCTTCGGTAGACGCCGGAGACGCCGGAGACGCCGGCATGCTGAGCTGCACATGCAGTCAGCAGGTGTCTGGAGACAGTCACCATGCAGTCTTCTCTCCTGGGGCGCACGCAGACCTGCAGAGCCACTAAGGACACGCTCtgcctctccctcgctctgcctctccctcgctctgcctctccctcgctctgccTCTCCCCGACTCTCTTCCTATTTGACTTTCTCTATATTTGTCTCACCTTTTCCTTTCTGGGCACCTCTGCTCCACTCATATGGATGCAGACATAACAGGAGAATCAAAAGCACCTTTAAGAGTCAACATGTAACAGGTTACTGACCACGACCCTAAACATTCCCAAATCCAGATGGCCCAGTGTgtgataaacaaaacatcataGTAAAATAGAGAATTTACAAAATAGTCACAGAGATGGGCAGGCCAACATTACAATAAGGATGTCTACCTGCACTGTgctaaaaaaagacagagaacaaCGTCCTGGGAAGAGAGGAAATGTAACTGTATGAAATCAGACATATGATAAATGGGTAATAACCTTTAACAATCTCATGGTCATTTCCTGGTGTCTAAAAAACTTaagagaaaagacacacacacacacacacacacacacacacacacacacacacgtctattAATGAGAGCTTTACCATGGAATAACCATGGTAACGGTCTAAAGCGAGGCTATGTAAACAAAAGAGACTATTCCTGTAAAAGGAGAAAACGGAcaaggaaaagcagaaaagaaGTTCAGTGAGCCGTGATTGGCTGAGAGGCGTGGCCAGTGCATAGAACACCCTGTACAAGAAACACAAaccccaaacacccccacccccaacacagatttacacacacactcaaaagtTATGCATATTATCATAGAGTTCAACCCAGCAAATGGAATAGGTGTTGGGGGATGAGTGGGGGAGGTGTACCCACCTGCTCGGTGCTGTGCTGCTGCACACAGCTGTAGATGTATCCGAGTCCTGCTCGAGTCAGTACGTAAGACGCCTGTTCGTTGATCAGCGTGTCCAAGTGGGCCTCAATCTAACACACATCGCAACAGACGACAAAGATAAACACATGCCCTGAAACATacgtgtacacatacatgcccTTAAACATacgtgtacacatacatgcccTTAAACATacgtgtacacatacatgcccTTAAACATacgtgtacacatacatgcccTTAAACATACATGTAGTCTTTTATTAGAAAAACAGGCATTACACTGAACAGCAGCCTGAACCTGCAAACATGTCACGAGAAAAGTTTACATAACTGACAGGCTGTGATTCTGAGTTTTTTTAAGCTGCTCCTCTGAACATGTTTGAGACATATCTGAACTTCTCAAATTCCAGGTCTGACACACCATACCTGGAACTCCAGCATCTCTAGACGTTTGTCAGTGAACTCGAACAAGGCCAGTGTGGTCTTCATCATGTAGAGAGAGTTCACCATATAGGTGGCCATGTCTGCAGTGCCCAGGTTACTGGCGGACACCGTGCAGATCTGCAGCAGTGGGTCCAGGACACATGACAGCACCTGCACAGAGAAGCAACTCTATGCTACTGATACAtcagacaaacagaacaaaactcTGCGAGCGCAGCGTCGTCCTGTGCCCCAAGAGCAGGAACGTGGAGGAAGTGACATATGAGGTCAGTAGGTCTGCATAAACAGTGGGTTAGAATAACACTTTGGGTTTGTTAAGGTTTCTGGCATGGCCAGGCTAAACTTCCCCAGCACTTGTCTTCGGTCCACCCTTCACTTCCTCGCCAGTGTCTATGCGGAACGCAGCATCTTAGCTTGGGACTGCTGATAATTAGGCAGGCAGGATAGTTTTAGGCACTTAAACCATCACCCATATATAGAGTTATTATCAGTAAAGGTGAGCAAGCCCAGTCAAGGAGGCTGCAGGGCAGACCTAAGCCATCATAAACACctcaccaccaacaccacctcaTCATCAAACTCTATCATCATAAACACCTCTCAACTTTATAAATACTTCACCATCATCAACACCTCACCATCATCAACACctcaccaccaacaccacctcaTCATCAAACTCTATCATCATAAACACCTCTCAACTTTATGAATACTTCACCATCATCAACACCTCACCACCGACACCACCTCATCATCAAACTCTATCATCATAAACACCTCTCAACTTTATAAATACTTCACCATCATCAACAcctcaccatcatcatcataaacatttcatcatcttcatcatcatcacaaacaCCTCACCATCACAAACACCTCACCATCACAAACACCTCACTAGCTCTCATGGATGAGCAGgcagctctctgattggctgttatTTTCTTCCACTGCCCACACTTTAACCTTTCCATTGTATTGTGTGCACAATCATCTCTTCTGGCTCTGGGCACCTTTTAGCTTGTCGCAATCGGGCCATTTGTTGGAGAGACTGAGGATGGGGAGATTATGAGAAGCTGATGTCTTCTGAAGTGGGTTTGGTGATTCTGTTGTGGACCTCTTGGGTAAACAGTACACAATCTCAGTAATCTAAGCCCTGGTGGGGATTTGAGGAATGGTCACAGGTAGCTCCTGTCCTTAGGAGACCTCTCTCAGACAAAAGGTTCTTTTTTATGATGGTAAAGTGTGGATTTGGAGAGTGTCGTGTGCTGGATAGTTTGTGGAccaaaaagcattttatatgTGCTTTAGCACACGCTTTAATACACACTTTTGCACACGATTTAGCACATTAGTAAAcactaataaatgttttaatctgCTTTTTGTGCATTAGTATATGGTTTAGTATGTGCCCTAGTATACATTGTATGTACTATAGCATATATGACACATAGTGTactttatatgtatatagtgtgctTTAGTATGCATACTGTAGTAAGTGTGGTGTAGTATGCGTGGTGTAGTATGCGTACTGTAGTATGTATACTGCAGTACGTGcactgtagtatgtgtggtgtagtatgtggtgtagtatgtgtggtatagtatgtatgtgtactgtggtatgtatggtgtagtatgtgtggtgtagtatgtttactgtggtatgtgtactgtagtatgtatggtgtagtatgtgtggtatagtatgtatgtgtactgtggtatgtatgtgtactgtggtatgtatggtgtagtatgtgtggtgtagtatgtgtggtgtggtgtggtatgtgtggtgtggtatgtgtactgtggtatgtgtggtgtggtatgtgtggtgtagtatgtgtactgtggtatgtgtggtgtggtatgtgtggtgtggtatgtggtgtagtatgtgtggtatagtatgtatgtgtactgtggtatgtatggtgtagtatgtgtggtgtagtatgtgtggtatagtatgtatgtgtactgtggtatgtatggtgtagtatgtgtggtgtagtatgtttggtgtagtatgtgtactgtggtatgtgtactgtagtatgtatggtgtagtatgtgtggtatagtatgtatgtgtactgtggtatgtatggtgtagtatgtgtggtgtagtatgtgtggtgtagtatgtgtactgtggtatgtgtggtgtagtatgtgtggtgtagtatgtgtactgtggtatgtgtggtgtggtatgtatggtgtagtatgtggtgtagtatgtgtggtatagtatgtatgtgtactgtggtatgtatggtgtagtatgtgtggtgtagtatgtgtggtatagtatgtatggtgtagtatgtatggtgtagtatgtatgtgtactgtggtatgtatggtgtagtatgtgtggtgtagtatgtgtggtgtagtatgtgtggtgtagtatgtgtactgtagtatgtatggtgtagtatgtgtggtgtagtatgtgtactgtggtatgtgtactgtagtatgtatggtgtagtatgtgtggtatagtatgtatgtgtactgtggtatgtatgtgtactgtggtatgtgtggtgtagtatgtgtggtgtagtatgtgtggtgtggtatgtgtggtgtagtatgtgtggtgtagtatgtatgtgtactgtggtatgtatggtgtagtatgtgtggtgtagtatgtgtggtgtagtatgtgtggtgtagtatgtgtactgtagtatgtatggtgtagtatgtgtggtgtagtatgtgtactgtggtatgtgtactgtagtatgtatggtgtagtatgtgtggtatagtatgtatgtgtactgtggtatgtatgtgtactgtggtatgtgtggtgtagtatgtgtggtgtagtatgtgtggtgtggtgtggtatgtgtggtgtggtatgtgtggtgtagtatgtgtggtgtagtatgtgtggtgtagtatgtgtactgtggtatgtgtggtgtggtatgtgtggtgtggtatgtatggtgtagtatgtggtgtagtatgtgtggtatagtatgtatgtgtactgtggtatgtatggtgtagtatgtgtggtgtagtatgtgtggtatagtatgtgtggtgtagtatgtatgtgtactgtggtatgtgtggtgtagtatgtgtggtgtagtatgtgtggtgtagtatgtgtggtgtagtatgtgtactgtggtatgtgtactgtagtatgtatggtgtagtatgtgtactgtagtatgtatggtgtagtatgtgtggtatagtatgtatgtgtactgtggtatgtatgtgtactgtggtatgtgtggtgtagtatgtgtggtgtagtatgtgtggtgtagtatgtgtactgtagtatgtgtggtgtacttTACCTGAGCAAAGTCAGCCTGGCGAGCATCCAGTGGGAGCACAGAGGAGTCGTGGGAGGCAAGCACCTCCCTGAGGAGAGCGAGGGTCTGGGAGAGCGAGGTCGTGGGACCCAGGTCAGGAGGGGGCAGTTCCAcctgggggaggaggagaggggggtgTGAGGGAAAAAAtaggtttcttttctttccttcttgtTTCTTGCCCAGAGGAGCCTCATTAGCCCCCCCGAGAGCTTCCACACTACAGCCCAGTGACGATCACTCGGAGAATTTCTCAGCGATTCCCTCCTCACCTGCTCGATTCTGGTCCAGAGCGTGTCAGCGTGAGTGACTCCAGCCCCTGCTCACTAATAAACACCCCACGCTGCCTCACGCCCTCCACACTGGCTCTCTCTGCGGCCTCTAATACAGCTCGTTAGCCCTGGTCAGCGCTCCAAGCTCAGAGACAGCCACTCATGCCCAACCTCCCCAAGACCGAGCTGATTCAATTAGCGCGCTGCTAAGGCGATAATTCTCTCTGCCGAGCACGGAGCGAGGCCGTCTTGTTCCGATCGATGCGCCCGTCGATGCTGCAAGCTTCCGAGGAAGCGCAGCCGTGTTCGAGGATATTTTGGTGGTGATTTAAGAGGCGCTGCCGTTGTGTGGCTTGTTAAACGCTGGCGTGCGGTCCTGCTGTCTACATAGTACAAGCCCTTAAGAGTTTGTTCACCTCAAGGGTTTCACAATAACAGAAAGGAAAGACACAAAAGGGGTTATGCGGCTCTATAACGACCTGATTCTGAATTCTAAAGGCTTATCTGGGGCTAGAAAAGACCAGGTATCATACGGCCGGGTAGTATGCGGCCAGGTAGTATGCGGCCAGGTAGTATacgaaaaacacaaacacacctgtttaACTCTTTAACACCAACACAGGCATGAAATGTAACTTGCACTCAAGATGAAGAAATGTTTAATTGGAAATCGTCTCCACCTGAGACGATTCTTTCTTGTAATATTAGTTATATTggtcatattattattacaacttTCTGTACACTCAGATGGAAAACGAGAGTGTTTGAAATGCTATTTGGTAAACTAAGGTGCCACCAATCACATTTGTGTACCAACCCTTTAGAGTGAATTATGGGTAAAGAGAACCAGGATCCAGACAGCTGAAGCACAGTGGTGCAGAGTCCCCTGACCTTGTCCATGAGGCGCGTGGCATGGAGACTGAGACTGTTGAAGAATGTTTTCTTGCTGAGGACGTGAGCCTCCTCCATCGTCATCAACAGAGCTGCAGCGCTGGTGCCAGTGATGCcgctgagacagacacagcgaagagacacagagtgtgtgcacgtgagctTAGCCAAGCACTTGTTAGCTTAGCACAACACATTCAGCAAGATGCAGGTCATCTTAGCAAAATGAACATTAGTTTAAGTGTGTGCCAAGTCCCAACAGAAGTCCCAATTACCCTCCACGATATACTAAACAAACAGGTGTCGAGACCGAGAATGTTAAGACACTCAAATGAGTCCAGTCTTTCAGAATCGAGTGTCTTAAGACATGCCATGCTGACACCATGTTCCTGAAGAGCTCAGATCTGCCAGCAGGAACATGCTAATCTCAGCGTCTCCCCACCAACTGTTCTTACTACTGAGGATGTCTCTGTCTACTGGCCACAGAGCTACTGAGCGTATAGACATCGCTAACAGGAGAAATAAGATGAGTGTGGgaatttattttgcattgtatTGCATATGAAACCACTTAAAAAATATAGTAACTTgagattttacattttaattttaaacccTAAAGATGATGACCAAAAATGAGGGATGAATACATAGAAAAATGAATGACAACCAAAGTGAAGAAACTACACATAATGAACTCTTCCCCCACTCGGGGGAAACCAGCCATCTAATCCACCGTTAATCCACCGGCACTGCTAGTCTAGTAGTTAAAGAAACTCAGGATGTTTTTATGTCTTACTCACTGTTACCTGTGAGTAAGGGGAAAGGGGAAGATGGAACAGGGTCGTGGACAGATCCAGCAACAGGGCAAACACGGGGGGCAAACACGACAcgacagaaacaaacaaatttataaGTGAACTTCGCACTAGTGCTTAAGAACATCTACTCCGATGAACTTTAACTGACCTGCGAGCTCTGCATTTTACTTTCAttgctatattttatatttgatctTATTTTACCTTAATAAACTTTActttatagtttatatttttattttaatatctttcatttatttattttaatatcttcatttcattttatttatactcTGTAAAAGCAGTTTGCAaaccttgttttaaaaaaagtgctatatatataaaacgactattattattattattgctgctgttgttgttgttgttgttgttgttgtaaggCACACATTATCTTAGCAAGTCGAAACTTGCTTAGCAAGGCATATATTAGATTAGCAGTGTGTGTTAGCTGAGGAAGGCATATATTAGCACAGCAAGGTGCACGCTAGCGTTCCCAACAGCGAGCAGGCCAGCGGTACCTGATGGTGTGGTGGTAGAACTTGAGCAGGTTGGAGATTTTGTAGAGCAGCACAGCACCTGGCTCTGCAATGATCACCTGCTCGATACGCACCTGAGCAACACAGGCACACGATGTCACACAGGTAGGCGACGTCACACAGGTTCTAATAAGAGACCCTCCAGTATAATCTATAATACAAACACTAATACACAATCCATAATCCATAAACACTACAACATGATCCAAAATACAAACACTAGTACATTatccataaaacaaacactaatACATAATGTGGTCTAATGAGAGTGGGGAAGATGAAGGTTTTTCAGGATTAACTCAGTCAGTGCACTAAAGGCTGATCAGAGATCAGTGACAGTGTGAAGGTGTTTCATTAAAGATCCTCTCACCTTTAGTGGTCTGCACACACCTTCTGTTATGTGGCCAACGACGTCCTGCAGGCAGTTCTCCACGCCTacagtcaaaacacacacacacacacacacacacacacacacacacacacacacacacacacacacacacacacacacacacacacacacacacacacacacacacacacacacacacacacacacacacacacacacacacacaactccagaCTTTCTGGTGTGCTGAGTGCATAAATGTTTGAGGGTTTATAAGCGTGTGTTTCCTGATCTTTCCAATCACTTATTTCTAAAGATCTCACTGCCATCGTGTTCAAGGATGTATACAACAGTGTTGCTGGGACTAACCAGTCAGGATGGTTGAATAATTCAACAGTGACTAAATCAAAAGTATCAATCAGTACAATTACCCTCCAATCCTTCACCGTGGTTTATTTACTTTGACTTATTTGTTTGAACTTGCACATTGTATTTATTGaaaacactttacattttacagtctaCAGTTTATAGTACGCCACTACaggaaacaggacgtttcagacagaggtccttcatcatctcagcaagcaaagtgcttcatgaTGAGCAGGTGgagatgggtgggtggatgagaTGGGTGGAGCAGGGTGGGTGTAGGAGCTGTACCTGGCATTGTCACCTGTTTGAGGAGTGCTTCCAGATGCTCCTTCTCTGAAGCGGTAGCTTGGTGTAACCATGCCAGCATGTCACCCACATACCTGAGAATGATGCAGGGAAGTGTGTGTAAGGTTAGACCAGCAGGTTATAATTATtccaattacacacacacacacacacacacacacacacacacacacacacacacacacacacacacacacacacacacacacacacacacacacacacacacagttaaaactGACATGTCTTGACTTGCACAGTCTCATTACATAGCAGAACCACTAACAgtcacacacgcaagcacacacacacaggcacgcacgcacacagtccCTCTGGCTTATGATTACATTAGTGTTATATTCTGTAACAGTGTGGCAGAGAGGTTAGAAGTCCTGCAGTTCTGAGAACAGCTGCTCTCCTCTCATGGGCGTTAGGCAGAAAACCCAATGTTCTCTCTGCACATTTCCAGAGACTGGTGTTAGGGGAAGATGTTAGAACAGCAACTACTGTCCAGAAATCCATACATCACAGCAGCCGACCCCCCTCTGAACCCCCGACACACCGATTCCCTGAAGGGAGTGTGAGGACTCTCCGAATGTGGATCAGGGTGTTTATAATGGGTTTATAAGCCAGAATTGGATTTGGATTTGCAGACACGGCAGTGCCACACAGGAAAGAGCAGAGGGCAAAAGCTCACCTAAAAGAATAGAGAAACCGTtccagtgctgagtgctgagaGCTGTGTGCGTGATGTAATGCAATATGGATCAGCTTTTAGCGCTAAACGATGGCTTGGCTCTCAGAATGACCCCCAATTAGCTGGAAACAACAGCcttatatttagatataaagAGCCATCCGCTGGTTTGTTCAATGTGCTTTTCAGAAGTCTGGTGAGAGCGAAGGGAAGGAGATAATGCGGGCGTGCACGTGTAGCGGCCATAACGCGGGCGTGCACGTGTAGCggccatagtgtgtgtgtgtgtgtgtgtgtgtgtgtgtgtgcacgttcaGATGTGCGCACGTGTAGCGCCCATAGCGCGGGTGTGCACGTGGAGTGCCTTACCTCAGCGGGTCGTGTGAATGCATCTCGATAGGTCTGGGGGTGCCTCCGGGACCCCCTCGGGTCAGCGCGTCGATGAAACCTCGCACGACCGCACTCCGCCTCGCTGTGCCAAACTCATCCAACGTGTATCTGCCAatcacagagagggagggagagagagagagagaaagagagagagagagggacaaacACTAATGAGAATGTAGAGAACTTAGCCATGACTTCCAAAAGTAGTGAGAGAAAAATCCTTAAGGTTGGCAgtcacctcacacacatccacacagacacccacacacacagacagccacccacacacacagacagacagacacccacccacctacataggcacgcacagacacccacacacacacacacacacacacacctacacacacacctacacacacacctacacacacacctacacacacacctacacacacacctacacacacacctacacacacacactcggccCCATTTGGATCTGTGAACTGGGAAGTAGGTGGAGTAGATTAAACACTACTGCAGTGACCACAGGCAGAGGGGctgctctctccttcactctgcttcAGCCCCTCCTGCAGGCAGGGAGCAGAAGTGCAATGCTAAGAAACAGGGCAGGGAAAGACAAGATAGATAACAAACATATTTGTGCATGACATCCTTTTACAACTTACAAAGCTGCGTGTCTGTGGTGTGAACTGTAAAGCTGCAGGTAGGATGACTCCATGTGGTGACACCATGTGGCGAATATGAGGAATTACAGGCTCATTTCACTAAGGTCAGCGTGTGGTTTTGCACTGGAGAAGCAGTGGGATGAAGTGTTTGTAGAGAGATGGgggctgtctctgtgtgtatgtatgtatgtgtgtgtgtgtgtgtgtgtgtgtgtgtgtgtgtgtgtgtgcgtgctcacTTATAAAGAACAGGCCGGTCTTGCAGAGCCTCCATAGCATGACTCAACACTGGGGGAACATCACAAGTCTCCTGCGTCAAACCCCGACACTCATCTATcaaagacatagagagagagagagagagagagagagagagagagagagagaaacatgaagGACACAAACAGTCTTCCTAAAAA includes the following:
- the cog6 gene encoding conserved oligomeric Golgi complex subunit 6, producing the protein MADVKVDISSDSSSLIPSSGNVSSQPNNPLSRKLHKILETRLDNDKEMLEALKSLSGFFTENSLRTRRNLRGDIEKRSLAINEEFVRIFKDVKEDLESIHGDVQAMSSCCGEMTNRLKAAKEQTQDLILKTNKLQGENHRLEVRTQVAQAFLSKFQLSSEELSILRCSRDGPINEDFFKALNRVKNIHEDVKVLLRTNQQTAGLEIMEQMAVLQEASYEQLYRWAQNECRGLTQETCDVPPVLSHAMEALQDRPVLYKYTLDEFGTARRSAVVRGFIDALTRGGPGGTPRPIEMHSHDPLRYVGDMLAWLHQATASEKEHLEALLKQVTMPGVENCLQDVVGHITEGVCRPLKVRIEQVIIAEPGAVLLYKISNLLKFYHHTISGITGTSAAALLMTMEEAHVLSKKTFFNSLSLHATRLMDKVELPPPDLGPTTSLSQTLALLREVLASHDSSVLPLDARQADFAQVLSCVLDPLLQICTVSASNLGTADMATYMVNSLYMMKTTLALFEFTDKRLEMLEFQIEAHLDTLINEQASYVLTRAGLGYIYSCVQQHSTEQGPLSNFPSMDPSSLKAAMVQFDGYLASPDSFIMTQLNFLLSAAIREQIFRQSTELVCRAYGEVYRAVTDATNGYQQPETVLHRSPQQVQSLLS